From a region of the Tateyamaria omphalii genome:
- a CDS encoding ABC transporter ATP-binding protein, whose protein sequence is MIVVDDIHKHFGGFHAVDGASLSIEAGSITGLIGPNGAGKTTLFNVIAGVLPPTSGRVTMDGEDITGLPPHTLFHKGLLRTFQIAHEFSSMSCRENLMMVPGSQSGETLWNTWFGRRRIADEERALAAKADEVLEFLTIEHLADHKAGQVSGGQKKLLELGRTMMVDAKIVFLDEVGAGVNRTLLNTIGDAILRLNAERNYTFVVIEHDMDFIGKICDPVICMAEGKVLAQGTLDEIKANEQVIEAYLGTGLKNKDKVGA, encoded by the coding sequence ATGATCGTCGTAGACGACATTCACAAGCATTTTGGCGGGTTTCATGCCGTCGATGGCGCGTCGCTGTCGATCGAGGCGGGATCGATCACCGGGTTGATCGGCCCCAATGGCGCCGGAAAAACCACTCTTTTCAACGTTATCGCAGGCGTTCTTCCGCCAACATCCGGGCGCGTGACGATGGACGGTGAGGACATCACCGGCCTGCCGCCCCACACGCTGTTTCACAAGGGGCTCTTGCGCACCTTCCAGATCGCGCATGAGTTTTCCTCTATGAGTTGCCGCGAGAACCTGATGATGGTGCCGGGCAGCCAATCGGGCGAGACGCTTTGGAACACGTGGTTCGGACGCCGCCGGATTGCGGACGAAGAACGCGCCCTCGCCGCCAAGGCAGACGAAGTGCTGGAATTCCTGACCATCGAACACCTCGCCGACCACAAGGCGGGTCAGGTCTCGGGCGGGCAGAAGAAGCTCTTGGAACTGGGCCGCACGATGATGGTCGATGCCAAGATCGTGTTTCTGGACGAGGTGGGCGCAGGCGTGAACCGCACGCTTCTGAACACCATCGGCGATGCGATCCTGCGGCTGAATGCGGAACGCAACTATACCTTTGTCGTGATCGAACATGACATGGATTTCATCGGTAAAATCTGCGACCCGGTCATCTGCATGGCCGAGGGCAAGGTGCTGGCCCAAGGCACGCTGGATGAGATCAAGGCCAATGAGCAGGTGATCGAAGCCTATCTGGGCACCGGTCTCAAGAACAAAGACAAGGTGGGCGCATGA
- a CDS encoding ABC transporter ATP-binding protein encodes MSNPYQDDRGNTDRTITRAGGGALTASPGTKGTMKPAEAFLIGDTMTGGYGAGPDILHDCTVAVERGEIAVIVGPNGAGKSTAMKAVFGMLDVRQGSVRLGGEDITDLSPQDRVAKGMGFVPQTSNIFTSMTVEENLEMGAFIRRDDFSGTMAQVYNLFPILKEKRNQAAGELSGGQRQQVAVGRALMTQPKVLMLDEPTAGVSPIVMDELFDRIIEVARTGIPILMVEQNARQALEIADKGYVLVQGRNAFSGTGKELLADPEVRKSFLGG; translated from the coding sequence ATGAGTAACCCCTATCAGGATGATCGCGGCAACACAGATCGCACAATCACGCGCGCGGGCGGCGGCGCACTGACAGCATCTCCGGGCACCAAGGGGACAATGAAGCCGGCAGAAGCATTCCTGATCGGCGATACCATGACGGGCGGCTATGGCGCGGGGCCGGACATTCTGCACGACTGCACCGTCGCCGTTGAGCGGGGCGAGATTGCCGTGATTGTCGGGCCGAATGGCGCGGGTAAATCCACTGCGATGAAGGCTGTGTTCGGGATGCTGGACGTGCGGCAAGGTTCCGTCAGGCTGGGTGGCGAGGACATTACGGACCTGTCGCCACAGGACCGTGTCGCCAAGGGCATGGGATTTGTCCCCCAGACGTCGAATATTTTCACCTCCATGACGGTCGAGGAGAACCTGGAAATGGGCGCATTCATCCGGCGCGACGACTTCTCGGGCACAATGGCCCAGGTCTATAACCTGTTTCCGATCCTCAAGGAAAAGCGCAATCAGGCAGCGGGGGAACTGTCGGGCGGCCAGCGCCAGCAGGTCGCTGTGGGCCGCGCGCTGATGACCCAACCCAAGGTGCTGATGCTGGACGAACCCACGGCCGGCGTCAGTCCCATCGTGATGGATGAACTCTTTGACCGGATCATCGAGGTGGCGCGCACCGGCATCCCGATCCTGATGGTTGAACAGAACGCCCGCCAAGCGCTTGAGATCGCCGATAAGGGCTATGTGCTGGTACAGGGGCGAAACGCGTTTAGCGGGACGGGCAAAGAGCTGCTTGCAGACCCAGAGGTGCGCAAGTCGTTTTTGGGAGGCTGA
- a CDS encoding branched-chain amino acid ABC transporter permease encodes MDLLNAFITLANFVLIPAIAYGSQLALGALGVTLIYGILRFSNFAHGDTMAFGTMATILITWAFQSIGISAGPLPTALLALPFGIGVCALLTLATDRGVYRFYRTQKAKPIIFVMVSLGVMFIMNGLVRFVIGPDDQRFSDGERFIISVREFKALTGLDEGLAIKTTQGITVITAIIVVALLFYFLNRTRTGKSMRAYSDNEDLALLSGINPERVVMVTWLIVAALATVAGVLYGLDKSFKPFVYFQLLLPIFASAIVGGLGNPLGAIAGGFTIAFSEVMITYAWKKVAGYALPDSLAPDGLAQLLSTDYKFAVSFVILLIVLLFRPTGLFAGKAV; translated from the coding sequence ATGGATCTCCTCAACGCCTTCATCACCTTGGCAAATTTCGTCCTGATCCCCGCGATCGCCTATGGCTCACAACTGGCCCTCGGGGCGCTTGGCGTCACGCTGATCTACGGCATCCTGCGGTTTTCGAACTTCGCGCATGGCGATACGATGGCCTTTGGCACCATGGCCACCATCCTGATCACATGGGCATTCCAGAGCATCGGCATTTCCGCCGGTCCCCTACCCACGGCCCTTCTGGCACTGCCCTTCGGCATCGGGGTCTGTGCGCTTTTGACATTGGCGACGGATCGCGGCGTCTACCGGTTTTACCGCACGCAAAAGGCCAAGCCGATCATCTTTGTTATGGTCTCTCTTGGTGTCATGTTCATCATGAACGGCCTTGTGCGGTTCGTCATCGGCCCCGATGACCAGCGCTTTTCCGATGGGGAACGCTTTATTATCTCGGTGCGTGAGTTCAAGGCACTTACGGGCCTCGACGAGGGGCTGGCGATCAAAACGACCCAAGGCATCACTGTCATCACCGCCATCATCGTTGTGGCGCTGCTCTTCTACTTCCTGAACCGCACGCGCACCGGCAAGAGCATGCGGGCCTATTCGGATAACGAAGACCTCGCGCTGCTGTCGGGCATCAATCCTGAACGCGTGGTCATGGTGACGTGGTTGATCGTGGCGGCGCTGGCAACCGTGGCGGGCGTGCTTTACGGCCTCGACAAGTCGTTCAAACCTTTCGTTTACTTCCAGCTCCTGCTGCCCATTTTCGCCTCTGCAATTGTTGGCGGCTTGGGCAACCCGCTGGGCGCCATTGCAGGCGGCTTCACCATCGCGTTCTCGGAAGTGATGATAACCTATGCCTGGAAGAAGGTCGCAGGCTACGCCCTGCCGGACAGTCTCGCCCCCGATGGCCTCGCCCAGCTTCTGTCCACCGACTACAAATTCGCCGTCAGCTTCGTGATCCTGCTGATCGTGCTTTTGTTCCGGCCCACCGGCCTGTTTGCGGGGAAAGCGGTATGA
- a CDS encoding branched-chain amino acid ABC transporter permease: MTSWNLAITIMNFGLISAIMALGVNLQWGFAGLFNVGIMGFVALGGLATVLVAMPPVGEAWAAGGLRVILALILGAATIVGAILAYGALPKGRVRTLGMIVILCTGFFIYRAVFDGGVQAVEAVNPANAGYLGGLGLPVLIAWPVGGLLAAGAAWIIGKTALGLRSDYLAIATLGIAEIIIAIMKNEDWLARGVKNVVGLPRPAPYEIDLQNSTTFVERVTSFGFDPVTASTLWVKTIYAGLFTVVLLILFILAQRALHSPWGRMMRAIRDNEVAAEAMGKDVTARHLQIFVLGSAICGIAGAMMTTLDGQLTPGTYQPLRFTFLVWVMVIVGGSGNNLGAVLGGFLIWWLWVMVEPIGLWVMQVVTSGMADGFWLREHLLDSAAHMRLLTMGVVLLLVLRFSPRGLIPEK, encoded by the coding sequence ATGACGTCGTGGAACCTCGCCATCACGATCATGAACTTCGGCCTTATCTCGGCCATCATGGCGCTGGGGGTGAACCTGCAATGGGGGTTCGCGGGCCTGTTCAATGTGGGCATCATGGGTTTCGTCGCCCTCGGCGGCCTCGCCACCGTACTCGTCGCCATGCCTCCGGTGGGAGAGGCCTGGGCCGCTGGCGGACTGCGCGTCATCCTGGCGCTGATCCTCGGGGCGGCCACCATCGTCGGTGCGATCCTCGCCTATGGTGCGCTACCAAAGGGGCGTGTGCGCACACTGGGTATGATTGTGATCCTATGTACAGGCTTCTTCATCTACCGTGCGGTGTTTGACGGCGGCGTGCAGGCGGTCGAGGCGGTGAACCCCGCCAACGCGGGCTACCTCGGCGGGCTCGGCCTGCCCGTACTGATTGCCTGGCCCGTGGGTGGGCTGTTGGCTGCCGGAGCGGCCTGGATCATCGGCAAGACGGCGCTCGGCCTGCGCTCCGACTATCTGGCCATCGCCACGCTCGGCATTGCCGAAATCATCATCGCGATCATGAAAAACGAGGACTGGCTGGCCCGCGGTGTGAAAAACGTGGTCGGCCTGCCCCGCCCTGCGCCCTACGAGATTGACCTGCAGAACAGCACAACCTTCGTCGAACGGGTCACGAGCTTTGGCTTCGATCCGGTCACCGCCTCCACGCTCTGGGTGAAAACGATCTATGCGGGCCTCTTCACGGTCGTCCTACTGATCCTCTTCATCCTCGCCCAACGCGCGCTGCATTCCCCGTGGGGTCGGATGATGCGCGCCATCCGCGACAACGAGGTTGCTGCCGAAGCCATGGGCAAGGACGTGACCGCCCGCCACCTCCAGATCTTCGTCCTCGGCTCCGCCATCTGCGGCATCGCAGGCGCGATGATGACCACGCTTGATGGCCAGCTGACGCCGGGCACCTACCAACCCCTGCGCTTTACCTTCCTTGTCTGGGTCATGGTGATCGTGGGCGGGTCCGGCAACAACCTGGGCGCAGTACTGGGCGGGTTCCTGATCTGGTGGCTCTGGGTGATGGTCGAACCCATCGGGCTATGGGTCATGCAGGTTGTCACCTCTGGCATGGCCGACGGGTTCTGGCTGCGCGAACACCTGCTCGATAGCGCTGCCCACATGCGACTTTTGACCATGGGGGTCGTCCTGCTTCTGGTGCTACGCTTCAGCCCCCGAGGACTGATTCCGGAGAAGTGA
- a CDS encoding DUF2306 domain-containing protein: MQRSTTRTRWAIAGLVLLFVMIQGFVWHSAQRGALGLSGDTSVIERLTGPTPSLMSLFAHMVSGALVTLLSVIQLAGPIRQRWPRVHRISGRVLAVAALLTGIGGLIYIARSGTVGGAPMSVAFALYGVLMIIAAIQTPRFAMAGDYARHRRWGLRLIVLGLGSWLYRLHYGLWYGTTCTLSDTLCGIAAEPDFSGLFDQINLFAFYLPYLLALEWWLRRAPQLVKT; the protein is encoded by the coding sequence ATGCAGCGCAGCACGACCCGAACGCGATGGGCCATTGCGGGGTTGGTGCTGCTGTTTGTGATGATCCAGGGCTTTGTCTGGCACTCCGCACAGCGCGGCGCACTGGGGCTCAGCGGCGATACATCGGTCATTGAACGGCTAACCGGGCCAACGCCCAGCCTCATGTCGCTTTTCGCGCATATGGTCTCGGGCGCGCTGGTGACGCTGCTGTCGGTCATCCAACTGGCAGGGCCCATTCGCCAACGCTGGCCGCGCGTGCACCGCATCTCTGGCCGCGTTCTGGCGGTCGCAGCGCTACTCACAGGCATCGGCGGTCTGATCTACATCGCGCGCAGCGGCACCGTCGGCGGGGCGCCCATGTCGGTCGCCTTTGCACTCTATGGCGTCCTGATGATCATCGCAGCGATCCAGACGCCGCGTTTCGCCATGGCGGGCGACTACGCACGACACCGCCGCTGGGGCCTGCGGCTGATCGTGCTGGGCTTGGGGTCATGGCTCTACCGGCTGCATTACGGGCTGTGGTACGGCACCACCTGCACGCTGAGCGACACGCTGTGCGGGATCGCAGCCGAACCAGATTTCTCAGGTCTCTTCGACCAGATCAACCTCTTTGCCTTCTACCTGCCATACCTGCTCGCACTCGAATGGTGGCTGCGGCGCGCACCGCAGCTGGTCAAAACGTGA
- a CDS encoding Dabb family protein, translating to MSDADRLRHVVFFRARDRADVDRVFEGLSILEANPHADVISVRKNTHSDALSDQVDVVVYAEFRDARALADYKAHPLYQRSIDLVRPLRDLRVAADITF from the coding sequence ATGTCCGATGCTGACCGCTTACGCCATGTCGTGTTTTTCCGGGCCCGTGACCGCGCCGATGTGGACCGCGTGTTCGAGGGCCTTTCGATACTGGAGGCAAACCCGCATGCCGACGTGATCTCTGTCCGCAAGAACACCCATTCCGACGCGCTGTCGGATCAGGTGGATGTGGTGGTTTATGCCGAGTTTCGCGATGCCCGCGCCCTGGCGGATTACAAAGCGCATCCGCTTTATCAGCGCTCGATTGATCTTGTTCGTCCGCTGCGGGATCTGCGTGTTGCTGCAGATATCACGTTTTGA
- a CDS encoding helicase HerA-like domain-containing protein, with amino-acid sequence MEDHIFIGGGGVEYAEKQGLTLKYANRHGLVAGATGTGKTVTLQILAEGFSNAGVPVFLSDVKGDLSGLAKSGTPEHKLHRPFTERAEKIGFSDYSYHACPVTFWDMFGQQGHPVRTTVSEMGPLLLAQLLELTEAQEGILNIAFRLADEEGMPLLDLKDLQALLVWVGENAKDMSLRYGNVSTQSIGAIQRRLLVLENQGASQLFGEPALELSDLMRTDAAGKGMVNVLAADKLMGAPKLYATFLLWLLSELFEELPEVGDPDKPKLVFFFDEAHLLFEDAPKALVDKVEQVARLIRSKGVGVYFITQNPADVPEDILGQLGNRFQHALRAFTAKDRKELRMAAETYRENPRFETEEAIREVGVGEAVTSMLQKKGVPGIVERTLIRPPSSQLGPITAAERKAHLAASDMAGKYDAPLDRKSAFEMLKERADKAAAEAAEAEEKAEEMEPVLREFNAGRRYSGARVSRSSARTTRRGASFGEAMTKMVVKELTGTTGRRMVRGILGGLFKGR; translated from the coding sequence ATGGAAGATCACATTTTTATCGGCGGTGGCGGGGTCGAGTATGCCGAAAAACAGGGGCTGACGCTGAAGTACGCCAACCGGCACGGTTTGGTGGCAGGTGCGACCGGGACGGGCAAGACCGTAACGCTGCAAATCCTGGCCGAAGGCTTTTCCAACGCGGGTGTTCCGGTGTTCTTGTCAGACGTGAAGGGCGATCTGTCGGGGTTGGCCAAATCGGGCACGCCCGAACACAAGCTGCATCGTCCGTTCACTGAACGCGCTGAAAAGATTGGGTTTTCCGACTACAGCTATCACGCCTGTCCCGTCACCTTCTGGGACATGTTCGGGCAACAGGGCCATCCGGTGCGCACCACGGTGTCAGAGATGGGGCCGCTGTTGCTGGCTCAACTGCTGGAGTTGACCGAGGCGCAGGAAGGGATCCTAAATATCGCTTTTCGCCTAGCGGATGAAGAGGGGATGCCGCTTCTCGACCTCAAGGATCTGCAGGCGTTGCTGGTCTGGGTGGGCGAGAATGCCAAGGACATGTCGCTGCGCTACGGCAACGTGTCCACGCAATCCATTGGCGCCATCCAGCGGCGCTTGCTGGTGCTTGAGAACCAGGGGGCGAGCCAGCTCTTTGGTGAACCTGCGCTGGAATTGTCCGACCTGATGCGCACGGACGCGGCGGGCAAGGGGATGGTGAATGTCCTGGCGGCAGACAAGCTGATGGGCGCGCCCAAGCTCTATGCCACGTTCCTGCTGTGGCTGCTGTCGGAGTTGTTCGAGGAGTTGCCCGAGGTGGGCGATCCAGACAAGCCGAAGCTGGTCTTCTTCTTTGACGAGGCGCATCTGCTATTCGAGGACGCGCCCAAGGCGTTGGTCGACAAGGTCGAACAGGTGGCGCGCCTGATCCGCTCAAAAGGTGTTGGTGTCTACTTCATTACGCAAAACCCGGCGGACGTGCCCGAGGATATTCTGGGTCAATTGGGCAACCGGTTTCAGCATGCTCTGCGCGCCTTCACCGCCAAGGACCGCAAGGAATTGCGCATGGCCGCCGAGACCTATCGCGAGAACCCGCGGTTCGAGACGGAAGAGGCCATTCGCGAGGTGGGTGTGGGCGAGGCTGTCACGTCGATGCTGCAGAAAAAGGGTGTGCCGGGGATAGTGGAGCGGACGCTTATTCGTCCGCCCTCGTCGCAATTGGGGCCGATCACAGCTGCAGAGCGCAAGGCGCATCTGGCGGCGAGTGATATGGCCGGGAAATATGACGCACCGCTGGATCGAAAATCCGCTTTCGAGATGTTGAAGGAGCGGGCTGACAAAGCCGCCGCCGAGGCTGCTGAAGCTGAAGAGAAGGCAGAGGAGATGGAGCCGGTGTTGCGTGAATTCAATGCCGGTCGGCGCTATTCCGGCGCGCGGGTGTCGCGTTCGTCTGCTCGGACGACCCGTCGCGGCGCGAGTTTTGGCGAGGCGATGACCAAAATGGTTGTCAAGGAACTGACAGGTACGACCGGTCGTCGCATGGTGCGCGGTATATTGGGCGGCCTCTTCAAAGGGCGGTGA